A stretch of Gadus macrocephalus chromosome 17, ASM3116895v1 DNA encodes these proteins:
- the LOC132475631 gene encoding gamma-aminobutyric acid receptor-associated protein, whose protein sequence is MKFQYKEEHPFEKRRSEGEKIRKKYPDRVPVIVEKAPKARIGDLDKKKYLVPSDLTVGQFYFLIRKRIHLRAEDALFFFVNNVIPPTSATMGLLYQEHHEEDFFLYIAYSDESVYGESQREI, encoded by the exons ATGAAGTTCCAATACAAAGAGGAGCACCCATTTGAGAAGAGGCGATCAGAGGGCGAGAAGATAAGGAAGAAGTATCCCGATCGGGTTCCA GTAATCGTGGAAAAAGCCCCCAAAGCCAGAATAGGAGACCTGGACAAGAAGAAATATCTGGTCCCCTCAGACCTGACGG TGGGCCAGTTCTATTTCCTCATCCGGAAAAGAATTCACCTGAGGGCGGAGGATGCTCTCTTCTTCTTCGTAAACAACGTCATTCCACCCACTTCAGCCACCATGGGACTGTTGTACCAG GAGCACCACGAAGAGGACTTTTTCCTCTATATTGCCTACAGTGACGAGAGCGTATACGGAGAAAGCCAAAGGGAAATCTGA